One window of Atribacter laminatus genomic DNA carries:
- the fabZ gene encoding 3-hydroxyacyl-ACP dehydratase FabZ: MDLDSRMIQRILPHRFPFLLVDRVTIEEMTAVGIKNVTINEWFFQGHFPGLPTMPGVLIIEAMAQVGATMMMNLDEYHDCVPYFTTIDRVKIRKPVVPGDQLIIKVELLKIRKRMGKLNCVAKVNESIVAEGEIGFSLVEKKEEEI, translated from the coding sequence ATGGACTTGGATAGTCGAATGATCCAGAGAATCTTGCCCCATCGTTTTCCGTTTTTATTGGTAGATAGAGTTACTATTGAAGAAATGACAGCCGTTGGAATTAAAAACGTGACAATTAATGAATGGTTTTTTCAAGGTCATTTTCCGGGATTACCAACCATGCCAGGTGTGCTCATCATCGAAGCTATGGCTCAGGTCGGTGCCACAATGATGATGAATTTGGATGAATATCATGATTGTGTTCCTTACTTTACTACAATTGATCGGGTGAAAATTCGAAAACCAGTTGTCCCGGGGGACCAATTAATTATTAAGGTCGAGCTTCTCAAGATTCGTAAAAGAATGGGAAAATTAAATTGTGTTGCCAAGGTCAACGAATCAATAGTCGCTGAGGGAGAAATCGGTTTTTCGCTCGTTGAAAAGAAGGAGGAAGAGATTTGA
- a CDS encoding beta-ketoacyl-ACP synthase III, which translates to MKNQPVRILGVGASVPQKVITNFDLEKMVDTSDEWIVSRSGIRERRIASESETTSTLAIEAARIALKKSGVESSDLDLIIVATVTPDMLFPATACILQRELGAENAACFDLEAGCTSFVYALSMAEKYLSAGGGNFALVVGAETLSKVLDWKDRATCVLFGDGAGAAVLGLGEKLGIISTHLGADGGGANYIEVPAGISRMPASIDTVQNRLHYIKMAGNEVFKFAVKIMEEASLKVLEKGKIKIEDVNLFIPHQANIRIIKSAAKRLGIIEDRIFVNIHKYANTSSASIPLALFEAVQENRIQEGDIILLVGFGAGLTWGSALIRW; encoded by the coding sequence TTGAAAAATCAACCAGTGAGAATACTAGGAGTGGGAGCAAGCGTTCCTCAAAAAGTCATAACCAATTTTGATTTAGAAAAAATGGTTGATACCAGTGATGAATGGATCGTCAGTCGAAGTGGCATACGAGAGCGAAGAATTGCTTCAGAAAGCGAAACCACATCTACACTGGCAATTGAAGCGGCACGAATAGCTCTGAAAAAATCTGGTGTGGAATCGTCAGACCTTGATTTGATTATCGTAGCTACCGTCACTCCCGATATGCTATTTCCAGCGACAGCTTGTATTCTCCAACGTGAATTGGGAGCAGAAAATGCTGCCTGCTTTGACCTCGAAGCCGGTTGCACTAGTTTTGTCTATGCTCTTTCTATGGCAGAAAAGTATCTTTCCGCCGGGGGTGGAAATTTCGCTTTAGTGGTTGGAGCTGAAACTTTATCGAAAGTTTTAGACTGGAAAGATAGAGCAACCTGTGTGCTATTCGGTGATGGAGCCGGAGCAGCTGTGTTAGGTCTGGGAGAAAAACTGGGTATTATTTCGACTCATTTAGGCGCTGATGGAGGAGGAGCTAACTATATTGAAGTTCCAGCTGGTATTTCCCGTATGCCAGCCTCAATAGATACAGTTCAAAATCGACTCCATTACATAAAAATGGCAGGAAATGAAGTCTTTAAATTTGCCGTAAAAATTATGGAAGAAGCTTCGCTGAAAGTTTTAGAAAAGGGGAAGATAAAGATTGAAGATGTCAATTTATTTATACCCCACCAGGCTAATATACGAATCATCAAATCAGCTGCGAAACGTCTTGGCATTATCGAAGATCGTATCTTTGTAAACATTCATAAATACGCAAATACTTCCTCTGCATCAATACCTTTAGCACTCTTTGAAGCAGTTCAAGAAAATCGTATCCAGGAAGGAGACATTATATTGCTGGTTGGTTTTGGTGCAGGCTTGACATGGGGTTCAGCTCTTATTCGATGGTAA